The genomic interval GCATTTTTGCAATAAATAGTACAATCACATTGTAGCTTTAAGTGCACATCTGTTCATTTTGGTATGTAGGATCTGACTTTGGTCAAACAGACCCGCAAATTATTCACCGTGTTTGTTTCGATTTGCACCAGATGGAAGTAAAAGTAAACCTTGCAAACATCTGGCGAATCGAAGCCAAACATTAAGGAGATAATCTGCTAGATCTGTCTGAGCCAGAGTGTGATGATTGTGTGAGAGGCCTTCAGATGCTGGTGATGTTCTCCGTCCCGTTGGTCGAGGccttttctttgtctccctctgtgGGAACGCTGCTGTACTGACAGCCGGGAGCCAAGTCCACATGAGGCCTCGCCGGTTCGGGCAGCGCAGACGGTTGACCCTGCTTCAACAGCTTCCTGTCCTTTGTGTCCAGCCAGTAGAACGCCACCATGAGGAACACGGCGGAGGAGGCAACGACGACACTGCTGACGAAGAAGACGTGGAAGTACTGACCCGTCCTGTCGATCAGGACTCCTACAGCAACAAGAGAAAAATGATTAGTCATGTTctattttttacttgttttacatttttttattttacaggacttatgtttttcaaaaatttcCTCCAAAATGAACTCATATAAGTTCATAGGAAGGTTTCTGAGAAGGTTTTAAAAGGTggattttttgtatttaataatttattttatttccatttattaatgttattctattttatttaatgttaattttattaggtgtgtgtgtgtatatatatatatatatatatatatatatatatatatatatatatatatatatatatatatatatatatacacatttatttgatttattctattttactttattttaattttattgtgtataaatacatttaatcatatatatatatattgtatatattatatatttattttttctccatcttAATGGGTATTCTTTTTTGTGTACATTGTgggtatgtgtgtatgtatatatgcatgtatgtgtaggtgtatatatatttagatatgtaTATACTACTCGCTAAATTATTAGGTCTTATGTCAGggactgttttattttgttaaaaaaaccaaaattaAAACGAAGAAAAATTGTGGTATTTATTAGATGAAAAATAGAGTGTTAATTGCAGATTAATAAACTCTAATTAATTGCTAGAGCAgtggttttaaaaaatctgaagaAAGCAGAATTTTATGTGAATTCCTACATAATTTGTCTtgtgaaaatgattaaaaaaaagcaagagggggaaaatatttttggggtttaaCTTATCACAGCTGGTAGAGACGTGCAACCAATCAGAAATGTACACGTTCCTTCAGTTTAAGGGGATCAGAAGCCAGAACGTTTGGGAATCACGGAGTCTGTTAGTTGGTGAACTGCAGGTCAGCTGATCATGCAAACACGAGTAATTTGTCTGCATGCAAATTAAGAATTCAACACATGAGGAATAAATTTGCAactgtaaattaataattaacagCTCTCAAAAAATCCTCTGTCAGTTCTATGTGACCACATGGAGGAGCAAACCGAGTATATGTGAAGTGATCTCGTTGTGACTTGTGTCTGCGGTTACACGGTGGCTGGCTGTCAGCACACAGATGCATAACTGTCATTTGAGACGAGGCAGCCTCTCTGCCCTTTCCCCCCCCTCTGCTGCCACTGATCTAAAAACTCCAGAGTGAAGCGCAGACTCGTTTCCTTTGTGTGCTCGTGGTCGACCAAACTCACTGAGAACATGGTGTTATTTACAGCGACAGCCTGGAGCTCTCGATTCCTGAGATTTTAACAttcacataacacacacaagcagaaacATGGCTCCAAAGCACATGCAGAGACACATATTGTAAAGGTCATCTGACTGCACACAAGTGATTCTGTAACTTTTCTACTGATACATTCACTGGAATTACGCAATGTATTAAATAAGACCACAAGTATCATTCTATTTCTCATCATAACTCTCAACAAAAGTAACAGTTaagtaacattaacatttgttaCATCGTTCCAAATCGTGTTGAATTAGtgaaaaagtagaaatacaacaatatatatcagataataaatgataaagtcCAGAAAGAATAAACCCAAGTATGTAGATAGGTCAGTCATTGGGGTCTAACAGCTGCAGGATATATCAAGAAaagagatttctggctcagagtctatgagaagaaaaagatatgttttgtataattacaaacattttgaagacactacaggtgaataggatAATATAATGAAGTCATAGATATCAGCACGAAACTTCCCCAGTGTTTACACAACAAAATCCAGAGCAGCAACACATTCACGTCTATAAACGTTAATATGACCCTGAACATAACCCGGCTCTTTCAGATGACAGTGTGGTTCACTCTCAACTCAAGGAAAACAAGattttgcagaaatgtttttgtgtctacaATGAGCGTGTGGAAACCCTGTTGgcgttttcattttcaaaagtcaTGATTTACTTTAgtacaaaacagaaaagtgtatttatttcttgTGCACTACCTGCAGTATACTATGAGTAAGTATTATGGGACAAAATGGTGTCTTTTACTGGTTTTGTGGGTTCCACCACTGAAGTCTTCCTCCAGAGCTGCTCTTCTATTCATAAAACTGTTCGTTACCTAAAGTTCCAGTCCGCCTGAAGCCTGTAAAACCAGCTGAGGCAAATCTTATCTGCTCCATCTGTAATGTGAGCGCATCCCAGATGTTCCCCGCTTTATCTACCCTCTCCACCCTCTCCACCCTCTCCACCCCTCATATGTACGTTACCTGCCAGTGGAGGCCCGATGAGCAGCGTGATGCTCTCCATGATAGCGAGCAGGCCCAGCGCCGAGGGGAAGCGTTTCATCTCCACCACGTCCATGAGGACGGTGAACATCAGGGAGCCCACCACGCTCATGGAGAGGCCGTAGATGATGACGTAGGCCAGCAGGACGGAGAAGCTGGGTCCCAAGCAGCAGATGCTGTTGCTGAGCCCGTTGACCAGCAGCGCCCAGGCGAAGACGTAAATGTGTCGCCCTTTGAACCACGGCATGCTGAAGATGATGCCGAAGGGCGGCCGCACCACGATGTTCACCAAGCCCAGGATGGAGAGCAGCAAGGCGGCGCGGCTCTGCGTTATGTTGTTGGCGGTGGCGTAGGGAACCAGGTAGATCAGGGGCACCACGAAGCCCAGCATCATCCAGGTGATGCCGATGGTGTACACGCAGTAGCGGGGGTTGTGGCACAGCTGGTCAAAGGCCATGTGTTTGCTCAGAGAAGCAGCCAGGCAGCTCCACATCTGTCTCATCCTCCCTTTCTGCTTCCTCGCGACCTCCTCCTCGGGCGGAGGCGGCCCGTGGTTCATCAGGGGCTGGCCCCGGGGCTCGGGGGCCCGCAGGGGCCTCATCACCGCGCCGCACACGCAGCAGTTCAGCAGCACGGCGCCCAGGACGAGGAAGCTCCCCCTCCATCCCAGCTCCGTGTGGAGGTAGTTACCCAGGAAGGGCAGAGTGCACAGGCCCAGCGCCGTGCCCGTGGACGACATGGCGTTGGCGAAGGCGCGGCGACGCACGAAGTAGTGGCCGAGGATCGTCACCGCAGGCTGGAAGCTGAAGCAGAACCCGAGTCCTGTGACCACCAAAGGAGACATTCAGACGACAGGGACAGCATtgtgtttattgatttaaaagatCATGTTTAGAAAATGTGCACAATAGATTCAGTGTTATACTTGAGTATTTGAATTTTCTTCAACTTAATACTCAGCTCCACTAGTGGAGAGAACCAGAAGTGCAAGAATGCTGAGTCATCTCTGGGTTTAAGGAATCATTTCTGCAGCTTTCTATAACATCTGCCTTTGCTGTTTAGTAttaaattattgataaaaacacagactaACATCATCCTTCTTAGGAGATGAGAATCTGTTTTGGACAggaatctttattttaattgtacaaCATTGAGTTTGTCACTATATTCAGTTTCTcttgtaataaataaagttgctaataaaagaaaacatgctgtaAGTGTAGTtggcttctcttctctttttcctaAATCCTCATgaattctccttcacatctttccttgacctcatgacGAAAAGAGGTTAGGAAAAACCTATTCGACTGCAGCCATATTCCTATTCCCAAATCTCAGCAATTATCTTTAGCAAATACAATTAAGTCATAAATATCTTATTATCTATGACAATTATACCCAAGTTGTTAAAATCTGGAATTATCCTTCAAGTTTAAAATTAGTCGTTTCTGGTATCTAAAGTTTTAGCTGTATTAATTGACTGCCAGCTCTAACACACTTTATGACGTTgcctttttttcacacaaagcaacattagcttttctgttttggtctccagcTGCCGTTTTGGTGCCGGGCAGGTTGCCTTCAGTCGAATCAACCTGGGTAATAAATCAGTCGAATGTTTGCTGACCTGTAATAACCCCGGCCGTGATGTAGAGCTGCTCCACGGACTGGGTAAATGAGCTGGCAGCCATTCCGAACCCACTCAGGACGCCGCCCAACATGACTGTCGCCCGGCAACCAAGTCTCTCCACCAGCACGCTACAAAAGGGACCTGTGGATCAAAATGTAATGCTCTTAAGTTTGAATGCATACCAGAGCAGGAACAAGCAAAGGGGCttacagagaggaggaggtcacTGATGAATTGATCCAGCAGCACAAAACTTGTGTTTAGCTGTATTCTGTACCAGCAGGAATGAAAGCATGCTGAACATGTTTGCTCTCTCACTCACTGTGAGTGTGCACATGGTGTGTAACTGATGTATGGCTGTTTGCTAAACCCATAAAACTCTGATTCTGTAACGCCAGCATGACTCTTCAGAATAAATATATCGGTTTCCCATCTCTACCACCATTTTGACTGATATGACCCGAAGAGGAAGTTGTGTTCTCTGAGGCCTTAGTGCTAAATACAGTGTATATTGGTTAAAGGTCACCGAAGGAGGTGGTCAAATCAACACACCACTCTTTGTAGTTAGGCAACAGGGCAGCAGGGTAGTGATGGGGATAAAACCTGGACCTAGCGGAGCCTCCGTTTGCAAAAGTAGTCTCAAGGATAAAAGATAAACCTTTGCAAACATTTTCCGTATCTACATGTTTCAAATCATGTCAGTACTTAAAGTTTTATTCACACCTAACGTTATAGTTTTAATTGCAGATGAATCAACTCTCCAAACCGCAGATTTCAGCCTGGAGGCGGCTCTGTACCTCTCTGAACTTTGTGCTAATGTAGATAAATCTGAGATTCATGTCACATTTCTGTCAGCTCAGGATGATTTCTATAACGAAAGCATTCCTGTACTCAGAAAACCCATGAGAACTGTGTGCAATCATCACTTCCCACCcaactggtttaaaaaaaaaaaggggggggaggCTCTTTGCTCAGCATGCAGCAGTTTAAAAAGGTCTGTATATATCTTACTTttcatctaaaataaaaagtaaaaaggcaaaaacaaatactttctaaattcattaaaaaggtGCAGTTTGTAAGATGTGGCCACCTGCtcctaaataaatatataatcatatatcTTTATATACATAGCAGCTTTAATTGCAAGGCAATAAAGCCACAAACAGTGAGGCCCAAGAAAACAAGACCAACTAAGGTAAGagttaaaccctgataaaacggtgcaatagatgaaaaataaaaacaattgatcggataaaaataaaataataaataaaataaaataaaataaaatagctaaatagaataatttaataaaataaaatgaattacctttaaagtttttttttattgcatctcTTTCAATGTACTTAAACATATGTAGAAATAACAGCAAGGAACAACgacaaataaagataaacaaaggAATGTTATGTAAAGTAGTGAAAAAAATggtgtgtatataaatatattaaatgatgCGGACCAGTCCTGACTGTTTTGATGCAACCACAAAagttattttgattaaaaactacatttcccttCACACAGTTATGTACGAGAACATGAGGCCACtcatattaaaaaatgatgactATTAATAACTATTTTGACAGTTGCAGGAAGAGTAAGAGGAATGTTATTACACCAATCTGTTAACACATCCACTgacattaaaacactttttctggAAACAGTTGGCTGTTCAAATAATTTGGTAAAACCCTGTATTATTTGGATTCATCCTTCCACCAAGATATCCACTTACATCCCCTGGTTTTAATCCCTCTAACACGACTCCTGGACTGAATAAGAGGGCTGGACTAACAACATTCCTTCCGGATCGTTTGTCCAAGGGTTGGATATCCTTTCAAATGAACCTTTCCACACCAAACTCCTCTCTATTTTTACTAGATTTAAGAGGAAGTCTCTTGCAGCAGCATACAAATCATGCTCATCACAACCTACACATTCTGCTTTACACACAGACAAGAAGATGAAGTTACCAAAAATAATTAAGGCATTCACCTTGATCCTCTATATTGACCTTGTTTGCCATGGCTAAGCCGACACTACTCCCTGTTTTAAGGTTACATAATGCTCAGAAGAATGTGTGAATGAGGAAAGAAGTTCACATTATTGACTGGACAGACAGCGCCACACTTTGTGCACCACACTCAGGACTTCGTGCGCCGACAAAAGGATTAAAGGATCTATAAACTCTGACATTTGGTGAGCAGTTTTCCTTTTTGGTGACAGAGTCCACCATTGAAATCTACGTACAGGAAACAATGCACCATGGCTCCCTCgtgtttttaatttaacctCTGTGATATCAGCTTTCCTATTTACTCTGCTCACTCTCCTACAACCAAATCACAGCTGTATTAAGTTACTGCTAATGCAAACCCGACATTTCCCACAGCTGCTGCTTCATA from Anoplopoma fimbria isolate UVic2021 breed Golden Eagle Sablefish chromosome 5, Afim_UVic_2022, whole genome shotgun sequence carries:
- the slc16a5a gene encoding monocarboxylate transporter 6, with protein sequence MTQADGIRRTSNGRLHSEALGDLERADSTEKVQEANECESEEGAKGNYCGDSAAPTGAVTAPDGGWGWVVLAATIIVLALTLAFPSCVGIFYTDLQNEFHASNSETSWVPSIMTSVLHAGGPFCSVLVERLGCRATVMLGGVLSGFGMAASSFTQSVEQLYITAGVITGLGFCFSFQPAVTILGHYFVRRRAFANAMSSTGTALGLCTLPFLGNYLHTELGWRGSFLVLGAVLLNCCVCGAVMRPLRAPEPRGQPLMNHGPPPPEEEVARKQKGRMRQMWSCLAASLSKHMAFDQLCHNPRYCVYTIGITWMMLGFVVPLIYLVPYATANNITQSRAALLLSILGLVNIVVRPPFGIIFSMPWFKGRHIYVFAWALLVNGLSNSICCLGPSFSVLLAYVIIYGLSMSVVGSLMFTVLMDVVEMKRFPSALGLLAIMESITLLIGPPLAGVLIDRTGQYFHVFFVSSVVVASSAVFLMVAFYWLDTKDRKLLKQGQPSALPEPARPHVDLAPGCQYSSVPTEGDKEKASTNGTENITSI